One Methylocaldum marinum DNA window includes the following coding sequences:
- the cyoE gene encoding heme o synthase — translation MNSTTDIESTNAVSWRTYLALCKLKVVGHIVFTAVIGMFLAVPGMPPLAVSIWASLGIGLAAASAAALNHYLDRRADAEMARTQNRPLPSGHVQPSQVVVFAAVLGVLSMAILILFVNVLTAFLTFLSLIGYAFIYTVYLKRATPQNIVIGGAAGAAPPVLGWCAVTGEVHPYALLLFLLIFTWTPPHFWAYAIAKRDDYAKVNIPMLPVTHGVEVTQLHILLYTILLLIVSLFPYLTGMSGFLYLGAAVGLGVGFLYYAVRLKKEADNKVAMRTFGYSLVYLVGIFSALLIDHYVPLIAGLTR, via the coding sequence GAACCTATCTCGCCCTGTGCAAGCTCAAGGTAGTCGGCCACATCGTGTTCACCGCCGTGATCGGCATGTTTTTGGCCGTTCCGGGAATGCCTCCCTTGGCCGTTTCAATCTGGGCAAGCCTGGGAATAGGCCTGGCCGCCGCTTCCGCCGCCGCTCTCAACCATTACCTGGACCGCCGCGCCGACGCCGAAATGGCGCGCACGCAAAACCGGCCCCTGCCTTCCGGCCACGTTCAGCCGAGCCAGGTGGTCGTGTTCGCCGCCGTCCTGGGCGTGCTTTCGATGGCGATCCTGATCCTGTTCGTCAACGTGCTCACGGCATTTCTGACCTTCCTTTCGCTAATCGGCTACGCCTTCATTTATACCGTCTATCTGAAACGCGCGACGCCGCAGAACATCGTGATCGGCGGAGCCGCCGGCGCCGCTCCACCGGTACTCGGCTGGTGCGCGGTGACCGGCGAGGTGCATCCTTACGCCCTGCTGCTGTTTCTTCTAATCTTCACCTGGACCCCGCCCCACTTCTGGGCTTACGCGATCGCCAAGCGGGACGATTACGCCAAGGTAAACATTCCCATGCTGCCCGTCACTCACGGCGTGGAAGTGACGCAACTGCACATTCTCCTTTACACCATACTGCTGCTCATCGTCAGCCTCTTCCCCTATCTCACGGGCATGAGCGGTTTTCTATATCTTGGAGCGGCCGTGGGGCTCGGCGTCGGATTTCTGTATTACGCGGTCCGTCTCAAGAAAGAGGCGGACAACAAGGTGGCCATGAGGACTTTCGGCTACTCGCTGGTTTACCTGGTCGGGATTTTTTCAGCTTTGTTGATCGATCATTACGTTCCGCTCATCGCGGGCTTGACTCGGTAG